A segment of the Myxococcus guangdongensis genome:
ATCGGCAACACCGGCTAGATCTAGCCACGCCCATTGACCAGACGCATTAACCTCAAAAAACACCCATTCTCCATGCACATCAACAGCAAAATCAACGGCCGCAAAGCGAAGCCCCAAAGAGCCAACCAACGTCCTGAGCTTCGCGGCCACATCCGCAGGAACCTCAAGAGGGAAATACTCCACGCCTTCCATGTTGTTACGCCGGATATCTAGCAACTGCTTGCCGTCCTGGCCTCGCCGCCTCATTCCGACAGCAACAAGCCTTCCGTCCACCACGCAGACCCTGGAGTCAAACTCCTTCTCAACCTCTGCCTGAAACAAAGTCGGACATCTAGACACCAGACCAAGATGCTGACCATGTTCTTTCTCGATGCGAGACGTATAGACCTGAGTGTCCTCCTCGGGACTCGCTCGCTCCAGGTATCCACCAGAAAGCGGCTTGACCACCACCCGTCCGAACTCGGCCAAGAACTGGCGAGCCTCCGTCTCGTCCTGAGTCAAGAGAGTTGACGGAATCACGAGCCCAATACGTTTCGCCAAATCCAGTTGAGTCAGTTTTCGAGACGCCTGCGTCGTTCGCGTCGGATGATTAATCCAGCGTCCCTCCTCGATCCTTGCAAAGAACCCCTCAAGCGCTTCTGCCCATTCATTCGCGCTATGTCTTCGCCCCGCCTCGTCGCCCACGTCCAACGGAATTGCTATTCGCTTCGGCCTGCGCATCCAAACACACGAAACCTCTTCCGGATGAAGTCTAGCTTCGCCAAGGGATAGCTGAATATGCCCTCCCTGGAAGCGAACCTTCGCGGATCGTGCTACGCTGTCCGTATCCAGGCGAACATATTGCACCCCTTCCCGGGCCAGCCTAGCGCACATGAAATTCGCAGTGACATCCATGCTATTCGTAACAATCAAAATCACGGCCCCACCTCGGGCCCATCCCTGCCACTTCGCCCGATCAGAGACTCCCCCCAAGGGCCTTCAATATCCTGATCCGCCTCTTCTCGCGCATCAGTTCGAGTTTGCGTTCCCAATGAAGCAATCTCGTCGCCGCCGGTGCCGGGGAAAACCAAACCACCACCACGCCACGGATCTTGGTCAGGCTCTTCGCGAGCCGTCTTTGTGAACGTCTGAGTGCCCATCGAAACCATGGATTCGGCCGGCCTGACCGGGAAGGCGCTCACATCATTGCCAGCATCACTGTCGCGTTCCTCTCGTTCAGTTCGGCCAGTCTTCGTCATCGTTCCCGTGAAGATGCCTCCCCCAGAACAACGATCGTTGTCGGGCTCCTCCCTCGTTCCCGTTTTCGTCATTGTCCCGGCCACAAGTGCGGCGCTATCCGTGGCGCCCAACGCCACGCTCTCTGCCCCTCCCGAAGCCATGTCCAAAGTGCTCCCCACAGGTTCCTCGAACAGCAGCACAAAACTCGCAGGCGTCGTCATTTGCTCAACTCCGTTTGCGCCACAGAATCCAGATACACAGGAATCACTCAGGTGGGATTTTCGCGCTTAGGGATAGCGTGATGTTGCCTTTTGCTGCCACACGAAGGAGCCAGTATTAGCACGCGCACCCAGGTCCCTGATGGCACGTGTTCCCCGTCGGGATGCAGGAGTCGCCGCAGGGCTTACTGGTTGAGCCGCAGCGCTTGCAGCACGCGCTCCCCCCGCCCCCCTCGT
Coding sequences within it:
- a CDS encoding MvdC/MvdD family ATP grasp protein, with protein sequence MILIVTNSMDVTANFMCARLAREGVQYVRLDTDSVARSAKVRFQGGHIQLSLGEARLHPEEVSCVWMRRPKRIAIPLDVGDEAGRRHSANEWAEALEGFFARIEEGRWINHPTRTTQASRKLTQLDLAKRIGLVIPSTLLTQDETEARQFLAEFGRVVVKPLSGGYLERASPEEDTQVYTSRIEKEHGQHLGLVSRCPTLFQAEVEKEFDSRVCVVDGRLVAVGMRRRGQDGKQLLDIRRNNMEGVEYFPLEVPADVAAKLRTLVGSLGLRFAAVDFAVDVHGEWVFFEVNASGQWAWLDLAGVADVAGELMMAMRRN